The Daucus carota subsp. sativus chromosome 2, DH1 v3.0, whole genome shotgun sequence genome includes a window with the following:
- the LOC108206528 gene encoding probable glucan endo-1,3-beta-glucosidase A6, with protein sequence MPLRGLLLFFVLFYSSTGSGTPTTTVVGVNYGRRGNNIQSPYHTIRLLKNLNVSYVKIYDADSETLTLLSKTNIHVSVMVPNQLISNIASSQSVANQWVRENVLAYYPDTRIRFILVGNEVLSFNATSSDIRIWRDLVPAMQKIKKSLAAKNIRNIKIGTPLAMDIMESTFPPSNGKFRANSLTDVLLPMLHFLNSTKSYFFLDVYPYYAWAANPSGVGLDYALFEGGNGSLYTDPATGLNYTNLLDQMLDSVVYAMSTLGYKDVKLAIAETGWPHSGGLEEPGANMYNAATYNRNLVKKMTAQSPKGTPARPGAVIPTFIFSLYDENRKSGPGTERHWGLFHPTNGNPIYDLDITGVRTDYGRALTRPTNNGAYKGKAWCVVARGASEAELGSALESACRQVEGMCEALRPGRECYEPLSVTSHADYAFSSYWARMRNVTSANCYFNGLAVETTTDPSHGSCKVPSVTL encoded by the exons ATGCCTCTCCGTGGTCTCCTCCTCTTCTTTGTTCTCTTCTATTCCTCGACCGGATCAGGGACACCAACAACCACAGTGGTGGGAGTGAATTACGGAAGGCGAGGAAACAACATACAGTCCCCATACCATACCATAAGGCTTCTTAAAAACCTCAATGTCTCTTATGTTAAGATATACGATGCTGATTCCGAAACCCTCACACTCCTGTCCAAAACAAACATCCACGTCTCGGTCATGGTACCCAATCAACTCATTTCAAACATAGCTTCAAGCCAAAGCGTAGCAAACCAGTGGGTACGCGAAAATGTTCTTGCTTACTACCCTGATACCAGGATTCGCTTCATACTCGTGGGAAACGAAGTCCTCAGCTTCAACGCGACCAGCAGCGACATAAGGATATGGCGTGATCTGGTACCAGCAATGCAGAAAATTAAGAAATCACTAGCGGCTAAGAACATAAGGAACATCAAGATCGGAACACCCCTTGCTATGGATATCATGGAATCTACGTTCCCTCCTTCGAATGGGAAGTTCCGTGCTAATTCACTAACCGATGTGCTGCTTCCAATGCTGCACTTCTTGAACTCGACAAAATCATACTTTTTTCTTGATGTTTACCCTTACTACGCGTGGGCCGCGAATCCCTCTGGAGTTGGGCTTGACTATGCTCTGTTCGAAGGGGGAAATGGCTCTCTGTACACTGACCCGGCCACTGGCTTGAATTACACAAACCTCCTTGATCAAATGCTTGATTCTGTCGTTTACGCCATGTCAACCTTGGGGTATAAAGATGTAAAGCTTGCGATAGCAGAAACTGGATGGCCTCACTCAGGGGGGCTCGAGGAGCCCGGGGCAAACATGTACAATGCAGCAACATACAATCGCAATCTTGTGAAGAAAATGACAGCTCAGTCACCAAAAGGCACCCCAGCTCGACCAGGAGCGGTTATACCCACCTTTATATTTTCATTGTACGATGAAAACAGAAAGAGTGGTCCAGGGACGGAGCGACACTGGGGCCTATTTCATCCTACAAACGGAAACCCCATATACGATCTGGACATAACTGGGGTCCGAACAGACTATGGGCGGGCATTGACAAGGCCAACCAACAACGGGGCGTATAAAGGGAAGGCATGGTGTGTGGTGGCACGAGGGGCGAGTGAGGCGGAGTTGGGATCAGCATTAGAGTCCGCGTGCAGGCAAGTGGAAGGAATGTGTGAGGCGCTGAGGCCGGGCAGGGAGTGTTATGAGCCGCTTAGTGTAACTTCCCATGCAGATTACGCTTTCAGTTCATACTGGGCAAGAATGCGGAATGTGACAAGTGCTAACTGTTATTTCAATGGACTTGCTGTAGAAACTACCACGGATCCAA GCCATGGATCCTGCAAAGTCCCCAGTGTGACCTTATGA
- the LOC108206530 gene encoding uncharacterized protein LOC108206530: MDVPPETESFLRETVDFSLGLPVSTTTLETKLRVSQESHRRIYHQYLSLRANLNAKDQQIQCLRAESSMNAQAVKKFVEENQKLAMECSNLLSQCKKWERECALYDRDREALMDFGNEADDRAKQAESRVHDLEEELKKLSQELIRLSEDLRFYKHQFEMPVVDTSVGATAVENKLVESLLTSLIGKDDVASKSLAFLEANSELEVCQRLLKMRNSLRPSTQNVLALLSEIKSLHTDKEHLRINLHRAEEEVKVLSEENDILDTENKRLIRKVLKEGQNSDSAGKHTSSGSVKGNKRKSSPKMGSLVTKKIDLSDFDSTRQPLYPLQTENVTCPSPEFT; encoded by the exons ATGGATGTTCCTCCAGAAACAGAGTCGTTTTTGAGAGAAACCGTCGATTTCTCTCTGGGCCTTCCCGTCTCTACAACTACTCTGGAGACCAAGCTTCGTGTTTCCCAGGAATCGCATCGGAGAATTTACCACCAGTATCTCTCTTTGCGAGCCAATCTCAACGCCAAAGATCAACAAATTCAATGTCTTAGG GCTGAGTCGAGTATGAATGCCCAAGCTGTGAAGAAATTTGTAGAAGAAAACCAGAAATTGGCTATGGAGTGCTCAAACTTACTTTCTCAGTGTAAGAAGTGGGAGCGAGAGTGTGCGCTGTATGATCGTGACCGCGAAGCATTGATGGATTTCGGAAATGAAGCTGATGACCGTGCGAAGCAAGCAGAATCCCGTGTACATGATTTggaggaagagttgaaaaaatTATCTCAAGAGTTGATAAGATTATCCGAGGATCTGCGGTTTTACAAGCATCAGTTTGAGATGCCAGtg GTTGATACATCAGTAGGAGCCACAGCTGTGGAAAACAAACTAGTTGAATCTCTGTTGACAAGCTTGATTGGCAAAGATGATGTTGCTTCAAAATCACTTGCATTTTTAGAGGCAAACAGTGAGTTGGAAGTATGCCAAAGGCTGCTAAAAATGAGGAATAG CTTGAGGCCATCAACCCAAAATGTTTTAGCACTACTCTCAGAGATTAAGAGCCTCCACACTGACAAGGAACATTTGAGGATCAATCTTCATAGAGCTGAAGAGGAG GTGAAAGTCTTATCTGAAGAGAATGACATACTGGATACTGAGAACAAAAGGTTGATAAGGAAAGTCCTGAAAGAAGGTCaaaactctgattctgctggAAAACACACTAGCAGTGGATCTGTGAAG GGAAATAAGCGGAAATCTAGCCCCAAGATGGGTAGCCTTGTTACAAAGAAAATTGATCTAAGTGATTTTGATTCAACAAGACAGCCTTTATATCCCTTGCAAACTGAAAATGTAACCTGCCCGAGTCCAGAATTTACTTGA